The Malassezia japonica chromosome 9, complete sequence genomic interval GACAGGCTGCCCCTCATGTTCATTGGTGCAATTGCGCTTCCCATGTCTCTCTTCATTTTGGCATGGACGTCAATGCCTAGTGTGCACTGGGCAGGACCTCTTGTCGCTGGTATTCCCACGGGCGCGAGCTTTGTCATGATCTACATCTCCGCCAACTCGTACCTTGTCGACTGTTACCCCAAGGTGGCAGCTTCGGCTCTTGCGGCAAAGACGCTGCTTCGGTCTCTCTGCGGTGCTGCAGTGCCGACCTTCGTCTTCCAAATGTTCCACGCTATGCACAACCAGTGGGCGCTGACCATGCTCGCTCTGGTCTCCGTGCTCATGGCCCCTATTCCATTCTTCTTCTATAAGTATGGACCCATGATGCGCGAAAAGTCCAAGTTTGCATCCGGTGATGATGATAATTAATAGGATACGCGTATTTTAGTATCATAAGTTGTATGTATCAAACACGAGTAAATCGAAGCTATATGAGCGATTCTCTAACGTAAACGCTGACGAATGCGTTAAATCTGCCGATTTAGAGAAACAGGACAATGGCACGTCCCGGCCGACCCGGGAAATAATCTTGCGGCTTGTCTCCACAACGTCCTGGTTGGAGCATGCTCGAGCCACCGAACGACGGGGGGCTATCGGGTAGGCCCACGAAGAGGATTCGTCGCCCAAGACAGCATATCAGCTGCATTCCCTGCCGCGAGCGTAAAATCAAATGCGATCGCAATGTACCCAACTGCGCGACCTGTGTGCGACGTGGGGTGGTCGACCAGTGTCGTTGGGGGGACGATCGCGATGGGGATATCAGTGACAGCTTGAGGAGCTATAATTCAGAGCCTTTGGTTGAAAACGTGACCATTCACGCGCCCAACCGTACGATGAATGGCCGCACGGATGTTGTTGAGTCTGGACATAGAGAGCGTCCGCCTTCTCGGCCTAGTCCTTTGCAACATCCCGGCCAAGAGTTCCGCAGCTCTCCTCCTAATGTGGATGATAAGAAGAGTAATACACGTCTCGCTGAGCTATACTCTCTCAGGTTTTCTCGATGGAAGCAATTGTTGTTGTGTCGCGCGCACTTGATACCCCACCGCCCAGCCATGTCAAGTATTGTCTCTTATTATatgcaggagctcgagccgctgctAAACTGCGTCAATGGAGACATCCTAGTAGACCAGTTTGAATCAATGTGGAACAATCTGGGAGTTGTCTACCGAAACGAGAGCACCGTCGACTTGGACGGTGATGCTTTAACGCAATCAGGTCCTCTGGCGTTCCAAGACTTTTGGACCAATATGAAAAACTACGGCCTTCTGGCGCTCGCCTTATCCATTGTTTACGTCGCTTATGATTCTCTGTCTCTGGACCAAATACATGCAATGGACCTCTTGGGTGATTGCAATAACCGAGATGATGTGACGCAGGTTCTTGAGCGCATATACACCGCGTCCGAGTATTTTTTACATGAATCCCAGTATGAAGACCATGCAACACTATGGAGCTTGCAGGCAATCTTATTACAGCAGCGCAGACATTACCGAATGGGATATTTTTCCACCGCCACTGTCTGGCACGCAAGAGCTGTACGCATTGGTTACATGCTCGGTCTCTCTCGGCTGGGTAGCACCAAAAATGATCTGGTGCGGTTTCGGCAGAAGGATTCGAAACTGGGGCCGGACACCGGTGTATTTATCCAAAATCTTCCTATGTTCCATTGCTTTGAGCTCGGAAACATGCCAatgcgcgagctcgcgagAAAAGTGTGGACTGCGCTTGTCGCACAAGACTGGTTTGTCTCACTGCAGCTCGACCTTTGCTACCTGATCCCAGAAGAAATCAATAACACGTCACCACCTGCATCGTTAGAGGACAGTGAAGTGGAAGCCTTGGCTACGCTGCCAATGGATGTGATTTGTGACCAGGATCGAATCTCTCCTAGTGTCTATTTGCGCTTTCGACTGGAAGTGAGCCGCTGCTCTCGCTTGATTTCTCAAATTTGCTCCAAATCCTTTGTCCAGGAAGCGACACCCATACCCCCCATGGAAGAAGTGTTTAAAGTCGAGAACATCTTGAACAACATCTCGTCCAAGCTACCAGATTATTTCCGCATGGATGGCGAAACCGAACGGTCACTTCCTATGCAACTTATCCATGCGAAATGTCCATATCTTACTGCGCAGCGACTGTTTCTCCATGAGAATATCCAGCATGTCACACTTCGACTTCATTCACTGTATTTCAAAAAGGGCCTTGTTGACAAAACACACCGCAAATCTGTGGATGCATGTATCCAAGCTGCGAAAGAAATGGTACAAGTTTGGGAAGTACTGCAGTCTACCATGAACTCTAATCGTGATGTCCCCTACCTGAAATGGCACCTGCTTATTGCTGCATCGGTTTTCACATCCGTGGTGGCCAGCAAGATTGCACACCCTGATATGGAATCCCTACACGGTATTGATCTTGGACAGCAACAAGAAGCTTTGGAAAAAGCAGTCTACTTTTTGGAAGAAATCCGTCCCGAAAATTCCCTGGGAGCCACTGGTCTCTCTAATATTATATCGCGTCTCAGCCAGTATTGCCGGCGTCGCAAAGGAAAAACACACTCAGGACAAGACAAAATGATGTACCCTAACCGCGACACATCTCAGAATCCATTGATACCTGATCTCAACCTGTTGCTGCCAATGAACTCGCTGACGGAAAGTGGCAATGATGTCAATAATTTTTGGGACATCAACACACTTGCATCAGACTTTAGCCCATGGAGTAGCTTTTGAGTAATTACTCTTGTATAGTGTCACCCGCTTCCATGATGCAAGCAGTTCATATATCACGTACCAAGCTCTTGTGCTTCAAAATTCCACATCAATCATAATCTCTACAAGCCAATACATCCAAAATTTAGTTGCTCACAGACTTCTCGCTCGAAGGAGTGCGCTCGTAGTACTTAATCGCACCGTCGGCCTTCGCACAAGTCGAGTTGGTGGTCGAGTCGATGTGGACGGCGTTGCCCTCCTGCGGGCGACCCTTGACCTGTGTTGTGTTAGTAATGTTTCGCGTGCAGAAAAAATACGTACGTGGCTGAAGTACCAGACCTCGCTCAGCACAGTGCTGCCGTGGTCGGTGCTGTTCTTGGAAGTCTCGTTGTAACGCGGGCCGCTGCAACCGATGTAAGGAGTGGCACCGTAATGCTTCTTGAGGGCAGACTGAATGTCGCTAAGCGAGTACGTGGTCTTGTTGCTCGGCTCAATACCAGCATCCTTGAGCCACTTGTAGGTAGGCAGGCGGTTGTAGTACATGGCGGCAGTCTCGAAAAACTCAACGACGTCCTCGTGCTTCTGGTAGTGCTTACCGTAGCAAGGAGTGTCAAAGGTGCTGTAGCAAGTACCGTGCTTGCTAAACTCGTGGGCCCAGAAAGCCTCGTTGCTCTGGCCCTGCGACACCCAGAAGGTCTTCATCCACTTGAGGAGGTCGTAACGGCCGAAGTTCTCCACGAACTTGTCCACACCAGGGCCGTTGTACTTCGGCACCGTCTTGCCGTTCACAACGGGAGGGGAAGGCTCAGGGTCATACTGGCGGTCAAAGTCGCAGTACTGCGTGTAGTTGCCGTTGCAAAGGTCGGGCCAGAGACCGTGCAGTGTCCAGTGGTTCTTGGGAAGGATCTGGCCCTCCTTTTCGCGGCCAGTGTAGGTATCCCAGAACTGGGTGGAGAGGACAAGGCCACCGTACGTCTCCTGGCAGCAAGTGTCGATGTTGGCCAGGTCAAGAGCAGCAGCCGAGCACGACACAATAGGCTTCTGGAGCGCACAAGTGTGGTTCGACTCGCTCGTGTTCGAGTAAAGCTTAGCCTGGGCCACGGCGGCCAGGGTGAGAGTAACGAGAGCACCGAACTTGAACATTGTGGTGGGTGCGGAAGCAATCAACATACTCGTTCTTTTAGACTCGTTTCATACCGAAATAGGAATCTTGCCAATGCACGCGCCCTACTCCAAATTAACGTGCACGCCCCTTTTGGGACCCACGTGCCCGAGCGATTGGACTAGAGGGGCTGGGTAGGTCGTTTCAGCACATGACTAATTGCCATAAGCTCGTATGGCTGAGAGCTCGTGTGCCCCACATCGAGGCCTATCGGATCTGCTGGTAGATCAACGGCGCTAAAGAAAACTAAATTCATTCCATACATGACAATGTAACCTAAAACCCATAACAATGCGGTAGAAACCATCACTGCGGCATAGAGAGGAGCACTTGGCTCCAGAGCATAAACATGAAAACGTTAGAGAAGGTAGGACTGCTTGATGGAGAGAATAGTATAATTGATGACCGAGAAGAAATGGAAGTATTAATGCATTTGCGAGCCCACAATAGCGGGGCACAAACCGGGGTTCGGTCCCAGGTTCGTGTGGAAGTACGATCCCTTGTGGTCGAACATGGTGCAGTTCTTGCCCACGGAATCGGCTCCATGAACATTCTCTTGTCCCGGATAGAAGGTCCAAAGCGAAGAGTTGGCACCATTGATCCAAATTTGTCCGGAGGGGTGCTGGAAATCGTTATCGCGCGAAGACATGTGCGGAACACAGTCCTTTCCGTTGACAGCGTAATAGAATTTGCCTTTCAGCTTGTAGTCAATCGCGTTTGCAAACGTAGGGTTGCCCGTACGGGGAAGACCAAACGAGTATGCCCTGTAGATTCCCTGCTTCAGCTCATGCTCAAAGTGAGCGGCAGCAAGCAAAGCCATGGCACCGCCAAGCGAATGACCTGTGAGTGTAACACGTTGCTCCTTGTGCTCTTTCGTGAGCTCCTTGACCTTTTGAAGGACATGGCTCGCAACACCAACGTATGCGCTTTGGAAACCTTTGAAAAGTTTCGTGCCAGGCGGGAATGCAGAGCCAAACAACCGGTGAGGTTCGACTTGCTTGGCATCAAGGTCGTGCACAAGAGAGAAGAATTTGGATGCATCTGTTCCCTCAAATGCCACAACGATACCCAAGCTCTTGGACTTGAAGATGACCGTACGCTGAACGAAATCGCCGTCGCCATACTCGTACAAAAGGTGTGCATCACCGACCGTCTGGTTCTTGTGCTGGTTGGAGCAGTACGGTTGCTGAGCCAGACCTGCTGCCTGACTCAGGCGCTTCCAGTCCTCAGGAATGCGGTGACCGTGGTGCAGCGACTGTGGGGCTTTGTTCAAGGCAGCAGCAAAAGCCACAAATGATGCGAGAAAAAGGAGTATGATTTGCATAATTGTAGCAAGTAGGGCTTCAAGCTTCTAATTGCTCACTTCCTGCAACAACAAAGGAGTGGAGACCTGCTCCGTATAATAGAGGGGGATGTAGGTCGGGTAAAGGGACAAAATTGAAGCTGAATCCCTTATCACGCGAATGTCTCGTCCTTGGTGAATGCATCGCGTCTTGCCGCGTGGGCGGACAGCAGGATCGACGGCACACTGCTTTACGCCTAAGCTTATTCAGATCGGGTGAGAATCTGTACCAACAATTGGCTCAAATTAAATGTTTTGACTAATTAGATCTGCAGGAGGTTGTACTTTACACCGTCCGATGCACGAGCCGAACGCTTCTAGAGACCATGATACGCCCCGCCACGGAGTTATCCCCGGCATTCCATGGTACATGTCAACATTACACGTGACAAAAAGCCTGGGTCTAGCAATAAGCACTTGCGGAACAATGTGCCTTGAGCATCCGTGCATATTGTGAAGAGGTGCCGCTATAGAACTATAGGATGGGAATACGCCACCTTATTAAACATCAGATTATGTACCGTTCGGTCAAACGATACTCATTTATTTATAGCACCGTAACGAGATGCTTCTTCATCCAGTCTATTGACAGGTTAAGCCATTCTGCCGCATGAGCCATGGCACAATGATCGTCATGTTGGTACAACTTTAAGCATGAATTCGGCGCCAGCTCCGCCAGCTCAACCGTGTCCTTTGCGTCAACCAGCGTGTCAGAGTCGCCGTTGATGGCCAGCACGTGGCAGGAGATGGCTCGCAACTCGTCGCGCGAAGGGGCTAATGCCTTCAGCTTGGTCGACACAGTCATAGCGTTGGCCCCAGCCGCGTGCGATAGGGCTTCTATCATGATCTGGGGCATGCCAAAGGCGGCGGACGGGCTCAAGCTtcgctgcagcggcgcaccgtTGGCAACCATTGCTTTCAGGCGCTTGTCGCGTATGGCCATTCTCGTAGCCCAGTGAGCGCCGAAGCTCAGTCCCATCATACCAACTCTGTTGCTGTCCACAAATTCAAGCGACTGCACAAAGGAAATGGCGTCGGCGTAAATGCAGTCGGTCACGCCAAGGCTCATCGGCGCCTTGTATGCGTACGTGCCCGGCATCTCCATGAAAAACCACGCTACCTCGCCAAGTctgccgcagcgcagaAAAGGCATGATGGACTCTGCGTTTGTTCCTTCGAGGCCGTTTGTCATCAACACGCCAGCGAGGCTATCTTTCGCCGGCTGTTGGTTAGTCTTGGTAGAGGTTGGCACGAGTCCGTATATCGTCACCTCTTCACCGTGCGATGCAAGGGTGTGACGGATGACACGCATTCCGAGCGGCGAGGTACAAGCGTCGAGGATGATGTCGAACATTCGGCTGGACATGGAATACGCGATGTTGCGCttcggcgtgccgccgggCCATGCCGCCTGAAAAAGATAGGCTGTGGCTTTCAAAGCCGCGTCCAGAGCCATGATAGGTCCACGCTGCTCTGCGGGAGCAGCCTTGACCATCTCTGCCGCTTTGCTGCTCGATCCGAGAGGAGTGTTTTGCAGCAATGTAGTGCCGCGGCCAAGGTATGCGTAGATTTCCGGGAGCGGCAATGACGCATCTTGGTCGCCTTGTATGTACTTTCGTACGCTTGGTAGCCCTAATTTTCCCAGCTCCCTGTCCAAGTCATCGATGTAAGAAAAGGCAAGGTCTGACCAGTATTGTGCCCAGGCGTGGTCGCAAAATGAAGTGCATTGGTCCATCTGTCGCGCaacgagctcctcgtccatgGCGCCTATCAATGCGATTCGTTTTGGAGCTAGCGCTGGAAGAAATCTTTTGACGCTTGTGATCTGGGCTGCCAAATCGGTTGTTCCAGTTACAGCCAGTAAAGTGACTATACATTGGAACAACATTTTGGGCAACGTGAAGTACTGTGGAGTTCAGATAGGATCCGCTCAGGCAAGAAAAAGTGATCAATTGAAGTCAAAATGTCAGCAAGCAAACCATTGTCGGAATGGAAAGGGTATTTCCCGAGCTAAATTCCGTATGCTTACATACTGCAAGTAGGGAAGTCCGACGCTACGGAAATCAAAGGCACATACAATTACAAATATACCCAAGATGCCAAGAAATGTGACGAGGAACTCTGGAGGGACCTCGGTTAGAAAgttaggattaggattaggattagggAAAAGTCGCTGCCGAAGTACTACGCCAGTGGGAATTGGATAAACACGCCGACTATCGCCACCGCCACCTAAGCATGTTCCTTAAAGGTAATATCTACGGCTGCGAAGCTGCATACAGCGCATACGTACAATCACCCGTTAAAAAACTTGCGATCGCGGCAGACTTTGATCCTATTTACTACAAACACCAACTAAAAGACTTGGGTTTGGCCAATGCCACAACGTCTCGCCCTAACCATGCCTCTATTCTTAGCGTGTCGGAAAGGTACGCTCAGAAGATGTCGTGAATAGCTGGCTCGCGTCATGTAGGGTTGCTCTCTCCTGCTAAAGAACTATCCCAAATTGGCCTATATAACATAATTGGGTTAATTTCACATCTTCGTTCGCTCCACATATCCGTTCAATTCAAGCCAATCACAACATTGCGAGAACTTTGCCACATTACTCCATCTTCATCTTGTCGACGCACGGATTGTACTATATGAACAGCAAAGACTTTTACAAGATACGAGACTTTGCCAAGTCTGGAGGTTACTATAATCGTCCAGGAACAATTTTTGTGCTGCCTTCGATGGACTATTCCAAATTGAAAATGGTTGCAAAGGATGGAATTGATTGGGACCGGTTGATGGATGATTATGTGAATGCTCTCTTTGGGAAACTAGGGAGCTTTGCAGATGACTGGTACTTCACGTTTGCTCCTGAAGAA includes:
- a CDS encoding ribonuclease T2 (COG:A; EggNog:ENOG503NXW8; SECRETED:SignalP(1-18)) yields the protein MFKFGALVTLTLAAVAQAKLYSNTSESNHTCALQKPIVSCSAAALDLANIDTCCQETYGGLVLSTQFWDTYTGREKEGQILPKNHWTLHGLWPDLCNGNYTQYCDFDRQYDPEPSPPVVNGKTVPKYNGPGVDKFVENFGRYDLLKWMKTFWVSQGQSNEAFWAHEFSKHGTCYSTFDTPCYGKHYQKHEDVVEFFETAAMYYNRLPTYKWLKDAGIEPSNKTTYSLSDIQSALKKHYGATPYIGCSGPRYNETSKNSTDHGSTVLSEVWYFSHVKGRPQEGNAVHIDSTTNSTCAKADGAIKYYERTPSSEKSVSN